The genomic segment GATGTTAATACTTACCGCCACAAAGTTTCAAAGACACAAAGCACATGATTGTTTTTTTGTGACTTCGTGTCTTAGTGGCTAATAAAAGTTTAAGGATGCATGCAATATGATTGAAGAAATTATCACCAGTGGGCGGATGAACCCGGAGATCGATCCGGTGCTTCACGTCTGGGGTTGGGAGATCCCCTTATATTTGTTCCTGGGAGGTCTCTCCGCAGGAATCCTGATCTTTTCAGCTTACTTCACCTTGCGTGATCGGCAGGATGAATTGCCCATAGCAGTAAAATGGATGCCTCTGGCTGTTCCCTTTTTAATTGGGATCGGCCTGATCTCCCTGTTGCTTGACCTGTCACATGTACTCTATGCCTGGCAGCTGTTCACCAACATCCGGTGGGAATCACCCATGTCCTGGGGAGCCTGGACCCTCATGATCATCACCCCCCTTTCTATTGCATGGGTGGCGATCTGGATGGAAGATATTTTTCCTGAATGGGATTGGAAATTCGATGCAGTGAAGACTGTCATCAAATGGCTCCAGGAACAGCGCCGAATTTTAGCTCAGATCCTGATCCTGCTATCAATTATTCTCGGCATGTACACCGGCATATTGTTATCTGCTTTCAATGCTCGCCCCTTCTGGAATACCAGCATCCTGGGTCCTTTATTCCTGACCTCCGGACTTTCCGCCAGTGCGGCTCTGATTGCCTATTTTTCCAAAACTGAGATTGAAAAACGTTTATTCACCCGTATCGACGTCATGCTAATTAGTATCGAGTTATTTATGATCGTCCACCTCTTTATGGGTCATCTAGCTGGCACCCAGGTTCATATCCAGGCTGCCCAGATGTTTCTGGGTGGTGCCTATACCGTTCCTTTCTGGACTTTTGTAGTTGGTCTGGGACTGGTGCTCCCGGTGAGTCTGGAATTGCTTGAGCTGAAACACAAATTCATTCCGGCCATCGTACCTGTTGTGCTCATCATTGCCGGCAACCTGGCTCTGAGATTTATTGTCGTCAGTGCCGGACAGGCCAGCCGCTGGTTGTATTAGAAAGTGCCTATGAATTTTCTGCCACGAAGTCTCGAAGACACGAAGTCTTATAATAATCGTATTTGTGTCTCTTCGTGATTTTGTGTCCTGGTGGCTAAACTATTAAAATGAAGTTGAATTGAGGTAATTGAAAATGAAAACAAAGTACATGAATCCCTACCTGGCAGGTGTCCTGCTGGGAATGGTTTTGCTCATGGCCTTCTTTTTCTCAGGTCGCGGTCTGGGAGCCAGTGGTGCTGTGAAAAGTGTGGTTGTGTCAGCAGTGGATATTGTCGCTCCTGAGCATGCTGCAAACTCTCAATATTACGCCAAATACACCGGTGAAGGAAAATCACCCATGAAATCCTGGCTGGTCTTTGAAATGATTGGTGTTTTGGTTGGCGGCTTCCTTTCCGGTGCTCTTTCCGGACGCCTCAAGTGGAAGGTAGAACATTTTCCAGGGATTACCGCCAACCGGAGGTTGATCTTTGCTGCCATGGGGGGCATCCTGTTTGGATTTGGCTCCCAATTGGGACGAGGCTGTACCAGTGGCTCAGCACTCACTGGTATGGCAAGCCTGTCCGTCGCTGGATTTGTATCCATGATGGCCATTTTTGGAACCGCTTTCGCGCTGGCATATTTTTTTAGAAAAAATTGGATCTAGGAGTCAATTATGGGACCTCTTGTACCTCAGGAAATCATTGGAGCGGACTGGAATCTATTCATCGCCTTTGTGATTGGAATTGGATTTGGGTTTGCGTTGGAACAGGCTGGATTTTCATCCAGTCGTAAACTGGCTGGCATGTTCTACGGCTATGATACAGTTGTCTTGAAAGTATTTTTCACGGGAGCTATCACCGCCATGTTGGGACTGCTCTTTTTCAGTCTGTTTGGCTGGATCGATCTCAGTTTGATCTATGTCAACCCCACTTTTCTGTGGAGCGCCATTGCCGGTGGTGCCATCATGGGAGCTGGATTTATCATTGGCGGGTTTTGTCCCGGTACCAGCTTTTGTGCAGCAGCAATCGGAAAGATCGATGCCATGGTATTTATTGGTGGGATCTTTCTAGGAATCTTTTTCTTCGCTGAAGGCTATCCACTGTTAAAAGATTTTTATATGGCTGGTTCATTCGGACCATTAAAAGTTTCTGACTTTCTCGGCATATCTGGTGGTGTTATGACTTTTCTTGTCATCATCGCAGCCCTGGTCATGTTCAAATTGGGCGAACTGGCTGAGAAAAAATGGCCCAGAGAGGAGTATTGATATGACAACCAGAAATATCATTTTCCTAGGACTATTCCTGCTGGGAGTGGTAATCGCCATGGTGCCAGAGAACACAACCAAGCCTTACAAATTGACGGCAGAAGACATGCTGATCGAGATTCAGGGTGCTGCAGAGATGGTCTCTGCTGACGATGTGGCTCATTGGATTATTTCCAAAGATCCCAGTTTACAGTTGATCGATGTCCGTTCACCAGATGAATTCCAGACCTATCATCTGGAGAACGCGGTCAATATTCCCTTATCGGTGATCCTGAAAGATGAACATCGGGATATGCTGGATCAGG from the Candidatus Neomarinimicrobiota bacterium genome contains:
- a CDS encoding YeeE/YedE thiosulfate transporter family protein, translating into MGPLVPQEIIGADWNLFIAFVIGIGFGFALEQAGFSSSRKLAGMFYGYDTVVLKVFFTGAITAMLGLLFFSLFGWIDLSLIYVNPTFLWSAIAGGAIMGAGFIIGGFCPGTSFCAAAIGKIDAMVFIGGIFLGIFFFAEGYPLLKDFYMAGSFGPLKVSDFLGISGGVMTFLVIIAALVMFKLGELAEKKWPREEY
- a CDS encoding YeeE/YedE thiosulfate transporter family protein, with the protein product MKTKYMNPYLAGVLLGMVLLMAFFFSGRGLGASGAVKSVVVSAVDIVAPEHAANSQYYAKYTGEGKSPMKSWLVFEMIGVLVGGFLSGALSGRLKWKVEHFPGITANRRLIFAAMGGILFGFGSQLGRGCTSGSALTGMASLSVAGFVSMMAIFGTAFALAYFFRKNWI
- the nrfD gene encoding NrfD/PsrC family molybdoenzyme membrane anchor subunit, which codes for MIEEIITSGRMNPEIDPVLHVWGWEIPLYLFLGGLSAGILIFSAYFTLRDRQDELPIAVKWMPLAVPFLIGIGLISLLLDLSHVLYAWQLFTNIRWESPMSWGAWTLMIITPLSIAWVAIWMEDIFPEWDWKFDAVKTVIKWLQEQRRILAQILILLSIILGMYTGILLSAFNARPFWNTSILGPLFLTSGLSASAALIAYFSKTEIEKRLFTRIDVMLISIELFMIVHLFMGHLAGTQVHIQAAQMFLGGAYTVPFWTFVVGLGLVLPVSLELLELKHKFIPAIVPVVLIIAGNLALRFIVVSAGQASRWLY